The DNA segment TAAAGTGATCCCACCACCTTTTCACGAATTTGTCTTCTTCCTAACATTTCAAAGAGCTTTTAATGGGTGCAAAGATAGATTATTTGAGTGACTTATTTTAAGTGTAATTCTAAGAAATATTTTTGTTGAAATATTTTTACGTATAATATAAAATATTTTATTTATTTTAGCTTTGTAAAAAAATAACAAATGATTTGTTGCGTATTGTCTGTGTGCGTAAATATCTTAAACAACTTCAGGCAAAATTAAAAAAAACGTTATGATAAAAAAATTAAAATTGAAACATTTATGGTAATTAGTGTTAAGCTTATTAGTAGTTGCTTGTAATAGGGATATAGATTCCACTAAAAGCGACTTCGTTTTATTAAAAGAAAGTACTACAAAAATGTCAAATACATTGCTAGACTTAGGAGCAAGTGGAATTATAAAAAGTGGGGACGTTTATACATTCACTTCTTATAGAGGATTATATTTGCACAAAAAAAAGGAAAATTTATCAAATTTTTCATTTAAATATATTAATAATGAAATTTCGTTTGCAGATACGGACTCTTATAAAATATATTTACAAGACAATAAATTCTTCGTCAAAACACCTTATTTTCAAGGCTCATTAGACAACATTGAGCAAAAGTTTTTGAATGAAGATGCTAAGCTTAATATTTAATTAATATTTTTAGGTGAAGTCACTTCTCCTAATATATCTGGTAAAATCGAATATAATTTATACAAAAATAATATGACAAGCTCTTCAAAGATTAGAGAGGCTTGTTCTTTTTGGGATACTGTTTATAATGTAGGAGTAGGAATGAATGGCGCTGCTGCTAAGGCAAATTTAACTCATAATATTGCAACTGATATGATGGATGGCGACTTAAACGGATGCATAACAATTGGGGCACCTGAAACCAGCACCATAGGAGCTGTAAGTTATGCTACCCAAGCATGGTGTTGTAAATAAATAATCTAATTATGTTATTACTAATTAATCCATATATTATTTTCAGCTTAGCACTGATTATATTTATCACTTATTTATATGCAGTTATGATTGTATATAATGATAAAAAATCATTATTATTTAATATAATCTTGATTATTATTATTCCCATCATAGCACCTTCAGTGATTATTTTAATCCATCTTTTAGAAAAATACAGATATAATTTAAGATAAAAATTGGTCGCAGTTGTTATTTCAAATTTTGTGGATATTAGTGCAGCTATTTAAATTACTGAGTAAACAGTATCAAAGTATTTGATACTGTTTTTTTTATCTTTAAATTTTATCTCACAACTTGAATATCTTACCTAATTATTAATGTAGTTCAATTACATTTTTATTTAGGAGTTTATTTTAATAAATATTCAAATGGTTATATAATAATTTTATGTGAAATAATAACTTCTCAAATTTCAATTTATTACTTTTGTGTCGCTTAATTGGCAAGAATATTGTCGGATAGCGATCTTATTTATGAATGCACTCAAAACCCTTAATCCCTATTTTTGGAAACATAAAACACTCTTGTTTTATGGTTTTTTATTCATTATTGCCAGCAATTTCTTTAATATTTATAAGGTTCAGTTCGTCGGTAGATCCATTGACGAAATTTCTAATACATCCAGTCTTGGATTTAATAAGCAAGTATTGTACTATGTTGGAATCATTGTAGGATCATCTTTGCTTACGGGCTTCTTCACCTTTATGATGCGGCAAACGATCATTGTATCCTCAAGAAGAATTGAATATGAATTAAAAAATAAGATTTACAAACATTACCAAGAACTTTCACTAACGGACTTTAAAAAAACGACTATTGGTGATTTGATGAATAGACTGAGTGAAGATGTTGTCGCTGTTCGTATGTATTTAGGTCCGGGAGTAATGTATATAGTCAATTTGCTTATCCTACTTATTATCACCAGTATTTACATGCTGAAAACAAATACAGAAATGACTTTATGGTCTTTGATCCCTTTACCAATATTATCTTTTCTGATTTATAAAGTAAGTTCGATCATCAACAAAAAGTCGAAAATCATGCAGAAGAGCCAGTCTGCAATTTCAACTTTTGTACAAGATAGTTTCTCTGGGATTCGGGTAGTAAAATTTTTCGCTAAAGAAAGTTATATCGAAGAAAGTTACGGAACCAAAGTAAAGGACTACCAGGATAAATCTTTGGATCTGGCGAAAACGGAAGCATACTTTTTCACGATTATTCTTTTTGTAATTGGTTTATTGAATGTGGTCATCCTATTATTAGGCGGTCAAAAATATCTGAACAATGAACTTACAGTCGGGAAAATTGCTGATTTCTTTTTATACATTAATATTCTTATTTTCCCCTTTTCTATGGTCGGTTGGGTCACTTCAATCAATCAACGGGCAGAAGCCTCAATGTCCCGAATTAATGAATTTCTAGACATGAAAAGTGACATTATCAATACCAATAATGATCAATATATTATTAAAGGAGACATCGAATTCAGAAATGTATCGTATGTTTATCCGAATACAGGAATTAAGGCGCTAGATCGGTTAAGTTTTAAAATCTCAGCGGGTAAATCATTAGCGATCATGGGCAAGACTGGAAGCGGGAAATCAACGATTGCACTGTTGCTTTGTCGCTTGATCGATCCATCAGAAGGAGAAATCCTGATCGATGGAAAAAATTTAAAAGACCATAATCTTGAGATTTACCGTAAGTTCATTGGTTATATTCCACAGGAAAGTTTTTTATTTTCGGATACAATAGAAAACAATATTGGTTTTGCGATCGATAAGCCATCACTTGATAAGGTGATAGCGTATGCTAAAAAAGCAGACGTTCATAAAAACATCATCGAATTCAAAGATCAATACAAGACAATGGTTGGAGAGCGCGGAGTGATGCTTTCGGGAGGGCAGAAACAACGGATCTGTATAGCAAGAGCTTTAATTAAAGAGCCAAGTATTCTAATTTTTGACGATTCTCTGTCGGCTCTGGATACCGAAACGGAAGAAAATATATTACAAAACATTGAAAATCAAATTCAAAACTGTACTTCAATTATTATTACCCACCGACCTAGCAGTGCGAAAAGGGCGGATAAAATACTGAACCTCACCCCAGTAGAAAATGAAAATTTGAATTAAATCATCAATTTATTATGAATAACCTATTTTATCAGTAAATAGTTACAAATATATTTTGCATTTAAAAGAAATCTTTTATATTTGTTTAACAAAGATTTCAAAAAATAGCTACAAATGAGTGAATACAAGGAACGCCACGAAAATGAAATTTTCACCAAGGTTTTGAAGGCCGGGAGAAGAACATATTTCTTTGACGTGCGTGAAACAAAAGCAGGGGATTACTATCTAACAATTACCGAAAGTAAAAAAAACTTTGGCGAAAACGGAGAAGCATCTTTTGAAAAACATAAAATATATCTTTACAAAGAAGATTTTAAAAGTTTCGAAGAAATGTTTAAAGATTCCACAGATTTTATCATTAGCCAAAAAGGAGAAGATGTAATTTCTGAAAAACATGATAAAGATTTCAAAACAAAATCATTTACCATTGACTCAGACGAGGAAATTTAAACTTCTAAATAGATATAAAAAAGCATTCAATTTTGGATGCTTTTTTTGGTCCTGTTTTCCCTATATTTCAGATAACACTTACTAAAAAGAAAAAACGCATTGAAAATCAATGCGTTTTAACGTGGGTGAATGAGGGGTCTCGAACCCCCGACCTCCGGAACCACAATCCGGCGCTCTAACCAACTGAGCTACAATCACCGTTTGAGGTTGCAAATATAAGATTTTTCGATATACTACAAAATTATTCCATCAAAATTTTTGAATGCTAAGAGTTTTTCCGTGGTGAAGCCTTCTGCAAATGCAACCCCGGAAAGTCTTCCAAGATCTTGCGCACGGTAAGTTAAACTCTCTAAGAAATCTTTACTTGAAATAGGAGTCATTGGTTCTGTGGATGTTGGATCATAAAACTGGGTTTTATAAGCCAAACAAGCTTCAATCTTTCTAGGCATAAAATCTGAGATATCTACCACAAAGTCAGGTGTGATATGTTTCCACTGGATGTAGTGAAAAATCTGTTTCGGGCGCCACGCCTGTTGAATCTCCCGATCCAAAGTTGTTTCAATTTTAACCAAACCAGAAAGGAAGCACGCATCGGACACTAATTTTGAGGCTTTTGCGTGATCCGGATGCCGATCATCAATAGAATTAGCAAAAACAATTTCTGGCCGGTATTTTCTGATCATTTGAACAATTTTCATTTGATACTCTTCTGTGTTGAGCAGGAAACCATCTCTCATTTTGAGATTTTCACGATCTGCATAACCCATTATTGCGGTAGATTCAGCAGCTTCCTGCGCTCGGGTAACATTGGTTCCACGTGTTCCCAATTCTCCTTGCGTAAGATCTATAACGGCTACGGTTTTACCTTCAGAGATTAGTTTCGCCAAAGTTCCACCACATCCCAGTTCTACATCATCAGGATGTGCACCAATTGCTAAAATATCTACTTTCATCTTTTTTTATATTTACTTAAGAAGTTGATAAATAGTCGTCAAAAACTGTGCATAAGATTGCTCTAATCGGACAATATCGCCGGATTTTAAATTAATACCAGGTTCTCCCGCTGAATTCGAATTTACAGAAAATCCGGAAACTTGAAAATAAGTTGCAACCTGATTTTCTTGATAACCAACCTTTATTGTTGATCCCAAGATATTTCTGGTAGAAATCGTATAGATCTGAGCCGGTTCGAGAATCAATTTTGTATAGGTTCTTGGCTCAAGCGTTATATTCTTCTGATTAATTGAAATCTTCTGTTTCTTATAGGGCGAACCAATAATATAAACGATGTTATTTTCTTTCGGAATTTCATGTGCATCCAAGTAATATAAGCTCAATTTATAATGGGTAAAATCAAATTCTGAAACTGAACCGTCAATTTTTTCAAAAGGCTGGTAACGAAAGGAATTGGCGCCAATTTCTTTTGCTTTTTTATAAATTTTGTTAAAAACTTCTACATCATTGTCAGAGAAACCCTGAACTTCCAACTCTCCTAAATATTCTGCCCCTTCAATTACTGAATCCAGCCTATAAAAAATTTTATCCGTATTTGAATGTGTTTTTACAACCTTACTTAAAACTACGTTCTGCCCAAACAGGAAGGTTGATAAAAAAATAAAAGACAGGAGAATAAAGTTTTTCATTTTAATCATTTTTCAAAATTTCGATACAGTCGTGTAAGGAATTCTCCCAATGACAAGGTTCTATTTTATAAATACTTTCAATTTTATCCAAAGATAAAGTACTTCTTTTCGGACGTTTCGCCGGTGTTGGGAATTCTTCTGTCGTAATTGGTTTCAATTTAATTTTGGAATTAGAAAAATCTGCAATTTTAGTAGCGAAATTAAACCAGGTAGTCTCAGGATAATTAGAAAAGTGGAAAATGCCAAAAACCTTGGTTTCAGTTTCGATAATT comes from the Chryseobacterium sp. SNU WT5 genome and includes:
- a CDS encoding DUF3276 family protein, with product MSEYKERHENEIFTKVLKAGRRTYFFDVRETKAGDYYLTITESKKNFGENGEASFEKHKIYLYKEDFKSFEEMFKDSTDFIISQKGEDVISEKHDKDFKTKSFTIDSDEEI
- the bshB1 gene encoding bacillithiol biosynthesis deacetylase BshB1, which produces MKVDILAIGAHPDDVELGCGGTLAKLISEGKTVAVIDLTQGELGTRGTNVTRAQEAAESTAIMGYADRENLKMRDGFLLNTEEYQMKIVQMIRKYRPEIVFANSIDDRHPDHAKASKLVSDACFLSGLVKIETTLDREIQQAWRPKQIFHYIQWKHITPDFVVDISDFMPRKIEACLAYKTQFYDPTSTEPMTPISSKDFLESLTYRAQDLGRLSGVAFAEGFTTEKLLAFKNFDGIIL
- a CDS encoding ABC transporter ATP-binding protein, yielding MNALKTLNPYFWKHKTLLFYGFLFIIASNFFNIYKVQFVGRSIDEISNTSSLGFNKQVLYYVGIIVGSSLLTGFFTFMMRQTIIVSSRRIEYELKNKIYKHYQELSLTDFKKTTIGDLMNRLSEDVVAVRMYLGPGVMYIVNLLILLIITSIYMLKTNTEMTLWSLIPLPILSFLIYKVSSIINKKSKIMQKSQSAISTFVQDSFSGIRVVKFFAKESYIEESYGTKVKDYQDKSLDLAKTEAYFFTIILFVIGLLNVVILLLGGQKYLNNELTVGKIADFFLYINILIFPFSMVGWVTSINQRAEASMSRINEFLDMKSDIINTNNDQYIIKGDIEFRNVSYVYPNTGIKALDRLSFKISAGKSLAIMGKTGSGKSTIALLLCRLIDPSEGEILIDGKNLKDHNLEIYRKFIGYIPQESFLFSDTIENNIGFAIDKPSLDKVIAYAKKADVHKNIIEFKDQYKTMVGERGVMLSGGQKQRICIARALIKEPSILIFDDSLSALDTETEENILQNIENQIQNCTSIIITHRPSSAKRADKILNLTPVENENLN